In Cardiocondyla obscurior isolate alpha-2009 linkage group LG07, Cobs3.1, whole genome shotgun sequence, the DNA window ATGTCATCAGGGATGTAGAAATTTTCGAGCTTTCCCGCGAGGTctgtattttgcaaaaaactTGCTGCGCGCATGCTGTCCTGTTACGCGTGTAACAATGTACCAACAATTGTAACTCCCCACAAGCGGCCCGGTCCCCTCACGTGTGCGTGCGGGTtggaaaatatgattaaacAATCGCGTTGCCGCGAGCGAGAACCGGCGGAGAGAATTTTtcgcatgtatatatatgaatatctTTTATCATATGCATaatagctaaaaaaaaattaaaaaaaaaataaagactcgtattaaacaaaattataaaaatcgacgCGAGATCTTGTTAAGTTGTCTGATATTGTGCGGCCTACCGATAACACTGTCGCGTGgagattaaaatcaaaatcgcGAACATATCAGGCTACAAGTAGAAACATTGTTTGCTCTTAGGTGCGCGTATCAATACGTGGTGATCTCTGACTTAAGTAATCGACTAATTTAGACGCCGTCGACGCGTGATAATTGTTGCGACTGATATCGCCGGGGAGTAAATAAAAGAATCAAACGCGAAGAAAGCTCGCGAGATAAATCCCGCGTAAAGCCGCAAATGAATTCCCGTTGAATGTAATTACCGAGCGTAATTCGGTTACGCGGTGTGATTAATCCTGCCGTAAAGAGCCGCGGATAATTAAGGCCGAGGCGATGCGACGATTCGCGGCAGCGAGCCAATtataaacgataaatataaattaacaaaatacgGCGGCTGTGCCGGCAACCCCCGCGGATGTTCGTTCTTTATCCTCCTGCTTTCCTGACGATCCCTCTTCAGGGCTGATACCTACGCACGCCCACGCGTCCAGCGGCGGGGAATACTCGCCGGATAGGTAATTTTCCTCGCGGCTCCCTCGCTTGCTTTTCCACCCTCTTGCAATAACAAATCGCGCGTACGAGGCGCGCACAAAGGGCTCCTTCGCCCACGCTCGCCCGAGCTCGCGGGCTCGGTTTATGCCTTATTTATGAGCGCGAGCCTACTCACGCCCGCTTCCTTACCCAATAGCGCGAGCAAAGCGCCCGAGATGCGCAAAGTTATTCGCTCGCGGGAATCTCGACCGGAATCCGCGCGGCGTCCTCCGCTCTTTCCCGCTTCCTCGACCGCTcgatttattaagaaaataatctgaATTTCCGATTGGGTCAATTTCGCGTAAGCGACCATCGCGGAATTTCCATGGAATCTGCGAATAATGATCTGAGATCTGCGCTTGATTATCATTCCCCCGGGGCTATCTGTTATCGGGagggataaaattttttaacttttccaTCGGTGTTAATCATTAGGTGCTTTGAaagctttctttctctctatcttttcttttagttttttatttattttacaaattacttAATCTTGATTCTAACCGGGAGTCTCGAACGTATCTGCGATACGGcggtggtaaaaaaaattaagcgaaCGCTAGAATGTAACCGCGAAATATCTTCTCGCGAGCAGAGGAGAGGAAGAGATACTTCTGCGTTAGGACTTGGCGGAGCGAGCCCTTGATATATCGTCTAGATACTCGTATTGTACGGGAGTACTGATCTACGAGGCAATCCGTATTATCTGGAAGAGAATTGGAACGATCTAACGATCGGCACGTTCATATATCGTATCTATATACTATGCACTTTGAACGAGCACGGAGATGCCTCATCACCGCGGCGAGATTGAGAATCGTGACTAATTAATACGCGGCCGGATGCTTTCAGCGTCGACGCGAAATGTTGATTACAATACGTTACTTAAATAACGATAGACAATCTctgttcataaaaaaaaaaaataatttaacaactctaaagaattaaaaaaaaaaaaaaaacgaagatgACACaatcatcaattttttttaaatatatattcacgTGATATATGATTTATGTACAGAAGTACGTTACTTTAGCACCTTTAGCTCCATTATATTAAACGTGAAAGAAAACTGCTTGAAGCGCATAGGATATAACAGCGAATGATTAATCGCGGGTCATTTGCGACCGATCGAAACATAGGACAGGGCATTTCTGTCTGGTAACTTTAATTTGTTGCCCCGCGTTCGAAGGGGATATATTCAGGAATTACGCAGGCGAGGCATTGTGAGCGAGATAAGTTATTCTCGCGGCGGATGCGCGCGGGACCGGGCTCCGAGTGGTCCCTGATTTATCGGGAGTTCTCTCAAAGATGGGGGCATGTTTCTCCGGGGAAACGTGACTCGTTAATCGGTACCATCGTACCGGGGCATTTTATCCGGTTAATAACCGGCCGTGAAATGAACACGGGAATACTATAAATACTTGAGGATTATCCAGGGAAGTAGTCGAGGGCCGTGAACGGAGATTAGAGTCGGTCTCGATCTCGAGATAAGATAGGACTTTCCAATTTAGTCGTTTCTTTATCGCCCCTCCGATAGGTGTTGCAAATTTTTCCCCGGGGAGAAAGCTAGGAGGATGCGATCCGATTTTACGAGAGCGGTACGCTCGGGCGAATATAACGGGCCGGACAGCGAACGGGCGCGGGAGAGCTTTCTTACCGTATTCCGCGGGGCCGCGAAGAAAATGGCAAAATTAACGGGAGGAATTATGCGGCGTACGGGCGATAGAACTCGTTTCTTCCGCGGGGGCAACGTGAGCCGCGAGTGAAGGACGACGCCGCGTCTACGTACCGTTTGCGCGACAGTTACAATATCGTCGGTCGATTTGCATAACATGTCCTCATTACCGAAAAACCCGGCGCGACGTAAAGAAACGGTAAAAGCCCGTTAATGCTCCGTGGGATAAGCATCGTGGGATTTTTTTCGAAACCACGAGGAACGGCGGAAACGACGTTTCTCTTCTCGGCGACGCGGTCCGGGCTCAAAGAATCtttattatgtttattatGGAACACGCGCGTGAAAGAGCACTTACAAAAGTCTGTCGCTCGAGAAtacgagaaaggaaaaaaaaaaaagaaaaagaaaaaaaaaagagaaaaaagaaagaacaaaaaaagagCGAGGTCGTTAGCCTTTGAGAGAAAAGCGTGCGCGATAAGTGAAAGATTCACGGCGAGCGAACTTAGAAGATGCATTCGTAGCGACCCTAATGGACTTATTTCACCTCGGACCTCTTATAAACGGCGGTCAAGCCTCCGTCGAGCCTGCTCGTGTCATTCGCGGAGATCTACGTCGCCGTGCAGGTTACTTTACTACGGCGATACGTAAATTCACGCGTTCCGGCGGCGTTTATTTCTCACTTTCCCCCCACTGGACCGTTTATCTCGCCCCTTGGCTCTCCCTCGAAGTGGATTTTCACGGTACGTCTCCCACGAGAATGAAACACCCGGTCGTTAAGCCGCACGCGCGGgcatttctttaataaacGTCGATTAAACGGACGCGCCTTTGACAGTCGCGCCCAATTAAGCCCCGAGCCGCTTTTAATTGCTCGTAACGAGGctaaaacgcgcgcgcgcctaTACTCCGCGTCACGTCGCATAACAATGACTAACGGTTAGACCACGAGCGTGTCTTTATTCCGTTTTCCATTGCGACGCGAACGAAGTCGATGACATGAGAAACGATTTACGCTCATTCATACGTGAATCGAGGACGCATAACACTTCCGCCGAGGATTGAAAGCCGCGAGCGGAAAATTCAGCCCGAGAACGTCCGAATGGTATCGATAAAAGTTTGCgttgcgaaattaaataaaaaaaaaaataaataaagaaggGAGGGAGGtagattaattaacgcgagtATTCCGCGTGCACGTCTTAAATGAGGCTCGACCTCTTCCTTTCCCAACGTccgcagaaaataattttcccgcCTGCCGGAGCGGATTCCTCTCTGCAAATATTCCGCACTTTTCTCGAATACGTATCGCGTTATGCTCCGGCGTGCGCGTCAGTTCCCGGGCAGCCCTTAGAAACGCGCCGGCTACATCTGGACGAGCAAATTGGCCGGATGCCGGGCGATTGCGACGATCGCGGTAGTTCCGATTCATCGATTCGTACGCGTACTGTGCTTGGACGGGACGGGATTGCGCAATGAATCGTGCAATTACAACGCGAATGAATGCCGGGGAATTAATTAGGAAGCTAGACCCGCGACAtcggaagagagagaaagagagggaagcGTCATTCGACTTAACGCAGCTTCATTAGTTACGCGACAGTTATTACCCGTTCGTTAGATCGCGAGCACGGCTCCCGACCCGTGATAAGCCGTTCCGTGGGTTTTAAATGTCGCGCGCGACCcttattttatatcgctttTACGTCGGCCGGCTCCCGGCGCGCcggttatttttaattaaacgttaaggTCGCCCTTGGCACTCCGCGCGGATAGAAGGCTCGCTCACTTTTGCGTCTTAAGAAACGTAGGCgctttatataatattataataaagcgGCACGCGCGCGTATCGAGGGAAAAGGTAACGTGACTAACCCTGAAAACTAACCGCGAGCGgcaattatttcgcgagaaGCGGCTCCCTTCCGCTgaaataaaacgcgccgcgcgcaAATTGCGAGGCTTCTTACGCCCGCGGAATTAATCACGAGCAGAATTAACGTTAACGAGCGCAATTATCCGGCCGGTGATactattattgaaataaaagcgCATCCGGGCCACTTCAATCGCGCGCGGGCCAGCGGCATTAATTGGCCGTGCATAATTCACCGGTCATTAGCTATTAATGCATTCGTTCGGCACGTCTTTATCGGCCAATaagcgggagggaaaaagcggtattaaattaaagagccTACTCGAAGGCTACTCTTAAACGCGTCTCGAGCACGTCTCGACTATCTGTCTGGTCCCGATTGCATACTACTGACTTCTTTAAGTTTGAAATTACTCTTTGCTTTCTCgcaataaaaacattttcacgCGAGCCCCCTTcttaaaaagagataaaaactATTTACCGCTCATTCATCGGGAGCTTGCTCGATGTACTTTGATATTGTACGTGACGTCGATACGCGAAGTAACGATCAATGTCTGAATAGTAAAACGTAATTGCttgtataatttgtaaattaaggTGAACGAAAAGGCAGAACGAGGTAGATTGAAAATTCGGCTTGGAGCGTCATTTTTAGATTGTCTCACCTTCAGATCGACATGACGTCCGTCGTGTGATTGTCGCCGATGGAAACCCGTCACGCTCGAAAGGATCGTGGACACGATCATGCGATCGCGATTTTATATATGGTCACgtatgtctacattaatgtcaTCTCCGAACAAACACACGGGCTCGCGGCGGTATTTGTCTTTAGTTACGTCCGATCAGCGTttgcaagattttttttttttaaactcgatAGTCTCGCAAAGATTTTCCGAACACTTCTATTACTTCTACTTGGCAGATATGATTTACGGTCTTTACGATGATCCACGAGACACACCTGACGAAGAGTAGAATCACACTGAGCTAGTGGCTATCGCGAGTATCCCTCCACCGGTCTTTACCCCCCTTCTTCCTCGTgtcctttctcttcctctctacTGGACATCCCTATCTGACCTTTTCTCGCTTCTGGATCTGCTTTGACAAACTCGGTTACaccaacattttttttcttagccTCTTTGAAAGAACCTTTGAAGACACCGTCGATactcgttaataataatacaactaagtggaataaaaataaaatatatatataagacaaaaaaaaagaaaaaaaaaagaaatgcgttCGTATTTAGTTCTATCGCTAGTcggattattaaattctattcCTCGGCTGAatctaaaatcaatttaattctaatcgaAATCaggtaatatttaatattaaatttctaacgCTCGAATTGTTGACCGATGGCCGTTCTAGGGCAAGCAAATTTTCTTCAAGCGCAGCGTGATACTTttgagattaattaaaattgtgattTCGGCTTATTTGCATCTCTCGTTtaccccctctccccctcaGTTGACTTCAAGTGTGTACTTTGTTACACGGTTTAGAAGGGTCCGAGGTAAAAAGTTTAAGCCCATATATCATCCGCGTTCGCGAGGTATGGACCGTTTTCAACGCCTTGCGATCCTTCGCGGCTTTAACGACGTGAACCATCGCGCTCTCGCCGATTCTACCGGCGCGGGTTTATGGATTACGGTGCTTCCAGCACCATAAAGTCTGCCGGAGGAGATCAGCAGACGCGCACGTGAGTCACGAGGCACGAGGGAACGGCCGCGCATCTTGCACGTATTGTGTACGTGTATGGGTATATATAAACGTTAATATCGCTCATTCCTTATGACGCGTCGAGCCGCGGAGTGCAAGGGCCTCTAGTAAACCGTTAACCGCATCCCGACGTCGATCCCTCTAATCTTCCGGTCCTTAATCATCATTGTTCTCGGGAAAGCCGCCCAACGCCTCGCGGAATTTATCGGCCCGCGTGGAAATCGGATCGCGAAATCTCACCGTTTTCGCGTTTCAGCGTACATGCCGAAGTGTTGCGTTCGATAGTCGGATTCCTCGCGGAATGCGGTCACGTTGGGACCGGCGAGTGTGAGAAAGTCGCCAGAAAGAATTCCGCCTTGGAAACAGATTGATTTCCGTGGCGTCCGGACACTCGTAATTTTGCTTTgcggcaatttttttatgccacgggaatattacaaattttatcaaacgttTGTTCTcattaaagagaaagagacagagagagagaaaaaaaattctcaaagttaaataaaaaacgttttagagactaaattacataaaattgttTGCTCGGTCTTTGCGTTTGCATAAATCTATCGCATATGTCCCATGAATTTATTCTACTAGATATTACAAAGCGCGCGCTTCGCGATGATTTTCGTCGAGCTCGACTACTTGCTCGGATTTCCTGTCGAGGActcgcgtcgtcgcgcgaatCAATTCCTCGGATCATCAAAGATATAAGACGCGGCCGAAGACCGCCCTCGCGCTCCACGGGATCCAGCGAGAAGGATCGATTCGACGATGTGTAAATTATGCGGGCCGCcgttgcgaaataaattatacatgcACGTGCGCCTCGTCGTCGCTTTCTTTGTCATTCTCTGGTAGCACATCGCAAGTTGTACCCGCGTCTTCGGAGCCTTTTGTCCGTACGCACGCGTTCGTTGCATCCGCGCGATCGGCGTGACTCGCATCACACTCGCTAACATTGTTCCATACGGCGGATAGGCGCGACTCTAGATATCCAAGGTGAGGCGTCGCTACCTGGATACAATCATTGAAAATCATTGGTATTCGCGGAGCGGAATTAAAGTGATGAAATTAGGGGAGCCGCAATTGTTTTTCTCCctcttccccccttttttttccttttttttctttaacacgCACTATGCAGGACGTGAGTGACTCATGCGATGTGCTTGACACGCGCGCGGTGCACCGTCATGTGTGTAACTGCGTCATATGAATATCATGTCGGAATTTCCATAAAAACTCTACTCTTTACGGTTCCTCGAGAAAGAATCGTTTTATTAcagccgaaaaaaaaaataataaaataaaataagcggTAATATTCGTGCAAAAAttcgtcattaatttttactggTGGCGAAGGTCTAGTAGACTTCAACCAGTATATTCTAACGGTAGATTTCTCCACTAGTGCTCGAAATTATAGtgttaaattgcaaatatgcGGAAAATAATAGCATTGGTGGGCGCTGATTTAATGCCTCTCTTTTTTGTTCAAGGAACGCATGTCCAGAGAGCTAAGCCGTTTTATCTATATATAAAGTTCggagaaaattattgatattcgGGGACGTGCTCGCGTGTCGACAAATTTTATCTGTGTACTGCGGCGTTATAGTCGTTTCCGTTCGTGGCTTCCgttccgcgatttttttttcgatgacGGTACGTTGGTCTAAATAtcatttgatttaattaaatagataaagtTGTtgatttcttaaaatttatcctgcaactttctaaaaatactttaatgcgtttgaaaattttaaatatatgtattaaaaaaaaatgccacgACAGCGATGCAAATCCAagagtttaaaattattccaacCCTATCGTGatatttatagatttattCGCAGCGAGATCTAATTAAGAGCGTCTGTGAAGGATGAACGAATTAACCTTCTGATTCATTGAGACTAATAATCTGCATTGATATGTGACCGTAAATTTATCGCGGGCTTCAACGTTTCTCGTAACGCGACGACGAGAACCACTTCAATagtcaattaaattcatatttttcaaacaTTATGTCGACGAAATGTCAAACAAAACGGAGAAAATTATTGCTTCTCCGTTTCACGCACGAGCAATTAGATTTCGTCCACCTGGTCATGCACCTGGCCAGGTCACGGCCCTCCTAAAGTACGACACAATCACTATACTTAACGAATCACCGTTGAGAATAATACATTTCTCGACGATGATTCATTCACTGTTAATActattaattctaaatattactttgatattttcttaaaaaaaaaatcagcagAGATTGATCGTTATTCACGCGAGCGAAATGCTATTTGACTCTTTTgcgttacgtaaaaaaattaaaaaaaaaataataaaataaaataaaaagtcaacAAGGTGTGGAAACAAACGTTAGCAATGCGGGTAATTTCATGAATTTTTCCACTCTCTCGTCCCTCTGTCGAAATATCCGGAGAACTCATAAACGTGGCCAGGCGTTAAGTGTTACCTTCCCAAGTTTCACTTTTCCTTTTGcgcgtttattattatcattgctTTCGACAAACGTAGGTGGGATTTCCACTTTTCCGCAAATGATATTCTTTCCCCACCTGCTAATTTCACTTGTTCGCTTTTTTCTACTATCTTCCCGTCATTAACGAAACTCGTACAAAGTTATTAACGTCAGAGAGCGATTAATTGCTACCAATAAGCAATTCTTATTAAGTCGTTATTGGCTGTTTAAGCATAAAAAAGTCATTTACCTCATTTTTAGCCGCTTTAATAGTTCTGCAGTCAGATTCGACGTAAAAGATGGAATTCATTTCTGGACGGAACCACATAGTTTGCCTCGCCTTTCTTAAACAATTTACTAATGCGTAATCGGTGAGGTTCTCGTTCCAATTACCATTTTAACACGTAAAAAGATCAACGCGACTGCATCAATAGACTTCacaattatttcatataaaattattctacacTACACcaccgaatttttttttttttgttttttaaactCGCGGACAAAATAACGTTTATCTTTGTAAATCACTTCCGTTTCTGGAATTTATTACCCAACAATGGATAACGCTCATTTGTGCAAATTATGCCTTTTATCTAATCGCAGATGAGCTTTGCCCGATGTCTACACTTATGTATTTTTGATTATACGAATATTGACACGGTccaagattttaattacataagtACTGAATGCAACGTCCTGCCGTCGCGATAGCCCCATGAAAACTGGAAAGCGAAACTGTAATCAGGCACCTTCCTCCGTTTAAATACACAGCGCGTGTCCTCCCTACTCCACCGCGAATAcactctcttttcttttatctcgttGTCAACCCTATCTCCCCCTTTGCCGTACGATTATCTCTGAACCCGCATTAACCGCTCCGACCCACCGAAAGCCGCAGCAAAAGGCTCGTAACGGCTGAAGTAGCGCCAGAATTTCAATTGTTCGATCGGCACGCATTCAAATTAACAGGTTAAaatgtctaataaaaaataaagttacaaCTTTCTGATTTGGCGAACTTCTGACGAAATTAACTTCGCGAAATAACTGAAATGGAGCTCGTACGAACGGCGGAACCTCACTACATCCCCGGGTAGAAAAACTCTATCAGACAAATTATCACACGATTAATGACCGCGTTTATTAAGCATTAATTGATTATCGATGCGACAACGATAGTGAATTTCGAGGCAGTCGCTCGGTTTTTCAGATACACCGGTCACTGTCCGCAGTACCGATTCAGCTGCGGTGAAACGTACGCAAAGGCCACGCACAGACTGCTGCTCGATCCTACGATTGACCATGCGAAAACGCACGTCCTGGCAAACCGCGCGGGCGATCACGAGGTGAACGATTCGCGGGGCTATGCCTTGCGGCAGCTTAGTAAATGAACGATAAGATAATATAAGATAAGACAATTTATGTTAAAGCttccatatatatatatttaaaaacaagtttttaaaaCTGCTCTAAATCGCGCATtttaaaaagaactttttaCTGCAAATAATACGCGCGGTAGGCATGGAGACCGACCAAGGGCGATGTAAGCGTGGCGAACGGTCGTTCCGAGAGTACCGATCCCCTTATCGTTCACCCCATGTTGCCAGGATACAAGGGTGCTTATCGTTTCCTTCTAATGCTTATCAGTGCAAACTTCCGATACGCGTTTAAAATCGTCGCGAGTCTAACGGGGCTTTCCGTGAAATTTAACTGATTATCGGATAGGTTTCGCACCGGGATCGAAAGACGGATTCGAGGAAAGGTACACGGTGTGCGTGATCGAAGGTCTTGCCGACGCAGAACGACAATTGCGAGGCAAAATGATTTCGGATTGCTTGGGAACGATCGGCGCCCAATACGAACAAATCGAGTCGCAGaacttaaaaaaacaattggtGAGAGAATAAGAGTCGATTGTCAAAATGTCCAAATTAAAAGTAGAGAAGTATCTTAGTTTTTCTTAcagcaaaattataaaaaacgaCACGTCGTAAGATATAGAGAAATGGCTAACACTTGTCCTGATCCGCCGTTATTTATTCAGTCCACTGACATCTaccataaaaatattaaaatgatacCAAACTATCTAGGATATATTCCCGGAAGAAAGTTCAGGCaggtttaaataattaatcacgttaaatataatatacatatgagGATTAAAGGATGTGAGGATATATCAACCCGGAGATCTAAGGATTAAAAAATCCAATAcctaaaaaaaagcaattggATTTTAACGAGTCCGAGGAAAAAGAACTCAGGAGTTTGAGAAGTCCAAGGATCGAGTATCAAATAAGAAATCACATTTTTCAacaatattctttaatttgtaGATGCGGTAAAACATTTGGAGTTGATTCAAAAGATGTTAAGAAATGGCTTCGACGAGACTCTGGcctataatttaattttacgacaaTATCACTTTTTTTGTATGAATGCGATCAACCATATTAAGAACAAAAGCACCTAATTTAGTATAGtatattacagaaaaaaatatatcctgatttatacatata includes these proteins:
- the LOC139104354 gene encoding ciliary microtubule inner protein 2B; amino-acid sequence: TTIVNFEAVARFFRYTGHCPQYRFSCGETYAKATHRLLLDPTIDHAKTHVLANRAGDHEVNDSRGYALRQLSKYLTDYRIGFAPGSKDGFEERYTVCVIEGLADAERQLRGKMISDCLGTIGAQYEQIESQNLKKQLFFLQQNYKKRHVVRYREMANTCPDPPLFIQSTDIYHKNIKMIPNYLGYIPGRKFRQV